CCGGGCCTGCGCCCGGGCCAGCGCGGCTTCCGCGTCCGACATGGCCTGCAACCAGGCCATGTCGCATACGGCCGCCTCGACGGGCGTCCCGGCGCGCACGGGGGAGAGGAGCCCGGCGTCGATGAGGACGTCGTTCATACGATCACCCCCGTGAACCGGCCGCTGTCGGCCACGGCCGACCGCGCGGGTGCCCGCCTGGCCGGGGCCAGGGCGAGGACCGCCCGGGCGATCGCGTCGGCGTCGCCCAGGGTCACCGAGTCCACGCCTGGGCGGACTCCGGCGGCGGTGACCCAGTGGACCGACTCGGTCGGGACGCCGTACGCGAACCGGCGGGGGTGCGGGCGGCCCTGTCCGTCGACGACCCGGCAGGGCCGCTCGGTGACGGACAGGCCGCCCGTCTCGTGCCGGACGCCGCACTCCCCGTCGACGTGGAACGGGCGGCACTGCTCGGTGAGGAACAGGTGACGCAGCAGCGGGTCGGCGGTGCGCCGCAGGTCGGGCGGGGGCAGCCGGGCCTCGATCAGATGCCGGGACCGTATCGGCGGGCCGGGCACGACCGTCGACCGGGCGACGAACGCGGGGCGTTCGGTGTCGACGCGGATCTGGGTGCCGGGGCCGGTGAGCTCCAGGACCCCCGCCTCGATCAGCGCGATCATCTCCTCGGTCCGGGACACCGGGGGGCCGATGGAGAGGAACGCGTTGAGCGGGGTGAACCAGCCCTCCAGCTCGTCGAGGTGCGAACCGCCCTCCAGACCGCCGTGGTCGACCACCAGTCGGACCTCGTTGCGCAGGTCCCGCAGGACGTCCAGCGCCGCCTTGAGCGGGCCGCTGACGTTGCCCGCCCGCGCCGCCCGCACGTCCTGCGCCAGGTAGCCGAGCAGCCAGTCGCGGAAGTCGTCGCGGTCGGTGAAGGTCCGCCCGTGGCAGGGCCGGGCGAGGCGTTCCCAGTCCCACCGGTCGGCGGGCGCGATACCGAGGCCGTCGTCGTCCAGGAGCGCCGCCCGCTGGCGCGGCGACGCGGACGCGGACAGATAGCGGTCGACGAACTCCTCGGCCCGGGCCGCCGCCGTACCGGCCTCCGCCGTACTGCCCTCCACCGCACCCGCCGCCCCGCGCGAGCTCAGCAGCGTGCCGTAGTAGACGGCCTCCACCTCCGCGGCGACCAGCGGCCACACGTCGGCCCGGAACCGCACCCGCTCACCGTCGCGGGACCGGTCGCGCAGCGCGGCGATCACCTCGGGGGTGAGCAGCCGCGGGGTGTGCCTGCCGAAGGCGCCCTTCTCGTTCTCCCCGCGCGCGTGGTACGGCACCCCGCGCCGGGAACTGGCGTGCAGTCGCGGCTCGCGCCCGGAGGGCCGGTACACGAGCCGGTCCCCGACCCGGTCGAAGACACCGCCCCGCCCGACGGTGAACAACGCCATGTAGTCGAAGAAGTTCAGGCCCAGACCGCGCAGCAGCACCGGCTCGCCCGGCTCGACGCGGCCCGTGTCCACGTCGGCGGGATTGGCCGGCGGGACGTAGGTGAGGTGGTGGATACGGGCCAGGCTGGCCGTCCGTTCCTGGCGGGGCGTCAGTTGCGCGGGGAGATGCCCCTGCGCCAGGACGACGGCGTCCAGGTCGTGGATCCGGGTCCCGTCCGCCAGCCGGACCCCCTGGGGCCCGCCGGGAACGCCGTGGGTGTCCGCCATCGCGACGGCGCGCGAGCGGTGCACCGTGACGGCGACGTGCGCCGGGGCCCGCGCGACCACCTGCCGGAAACAGTCCCGCAGGTAGTGCCCGTAGAGGGCGCGGGTGGGGTACGAGTCCGGCCCCAGCGCCCGGGCCTCGGCGAGCACGCCCTCGTCCACGCCTGTCTCCTCCTTACGGCGGGCCAGTCGGGCCGCCCACTCGTACAGGCTGGGGCCGGGCTCGATCGGCCCCTCGGCGCGCGTCGACGCGTCCGTGAACACGGTGATCTGGGACGCCACGGTGTTGGTGAGCAGATGGCGGGACTGGTCGGTGCGCCAGACGGCGCCCGCGCCCGGCGGGGCCGGGTCGACGACGTGCACGGTGACGGACGCGTGGGACGGCGCCGTCCGCTCGTTGGCGCACAGCCGCTCCAACAGGCACAGCCCGCGCGGTCCCGCGCCCACGAGGCACACCGCCAAGTGCCCCTCGCTCATGGTCGCGCTCATCGGCGGGCTCCGGTGGTGCCGAACTCGCGGGCTCCGTGCATCCAGGCCACATGGTCGTGCAGGGCCGTGCCGGACAGGGCCGACAACATCTCGTTCCTCGCTTTCGCTTCGGCTCCGGCCGGATGCCACAGCCGGGTGCTCGCCCGGGCGGCGTGGGTGATCCGGGCGGTGCGGTCGTGCCGTTCGGCGTGGTACTTCTCGAACAGGTCAGGAATCCGGTCGGGGATCTGATCGGGAATCCGGTCGCGGATCGCGTCCGTGCCGTCGTCGAGACCGCCGTCGCGGCCGTCGGCCAGCAGGTCGCCCAGGACGACGGCGTCCTCCAGGGCCTGGCAGGCGCCCTGGGCGGCGTAGTGCAGCATCGGGTGGGCGGCGTCGCCGAGCAGCGTGACCCGGCCGTCGGTCCAGCGGTCCACCGGGTCCCGGTCGACCAGCGACCACGACCGCCAGTCCTCGCCCAGCGCCAGCAGCCGCCGCGCCGTCCCGTCCAGGTCGGCGAACGCGCGCCGCACCCGGTCCCGGTCCACGGCGACCCCGGCGAACGCCTCGGTGACCCCGTTCTCGACGCTCGGGGCGAGATTGAGATACCGGCCGCCGGCGATCGCGTAGTGCACGAAGTGCCGGCCCGGCCCCGCCCACCAGGTCACGGCGTTCCAGCGCAGCTCCTCGGGGACGCGCTCCATCGGGATGACCGTCCGGTACACCGTGATGCCCGCGACGCGCGGTGCGCCGTCGCCGACGAGTTGCCGCCGGATCGCCGAGCGGATGCCGTCGGCGCCGATCACCGCGTCCCCGGCGACCTGACCGCCGTCGGCCAGGAGCACGGTCGCGCCGGAGCCGTCCTGCCGGTAGCCGGTGGCCCGGCTGCCGGCCCGCAGTTCGACCGCCGGCGACCGGCGGCAGGCGTCCAGCAGCAGCCGGTGCAGTTCGCCGCGGTGGACGACGACGTACGGATTGCTGAACCGGCTCCGGTAGGCGCCGGTGAGCGGCATGCTCGCCACGTGGGCGCCGGTCACGCCGTCCATGAACCGCAGTTCGTCGATGTGCACCGCGCGGGCGCGCACGGCGTCGCCGAGCCCGAGGCGGTCGAGGGCGTGCAGCCCGTTCGGCGCGAGCTGGATGCCCGCGCCGATCTCCGCGAACTCGTCGGCCCGCTCCAGCACCACGGCCCGGTGTCCGGCACTGTTCCCGGCCCGGCGTCCCGCGCGGGTGACGGCGAGGGCCGCCGCCAGACCGCCGATGCCGCCCCCGACGATGACCGTCTTCGCCATGCCGCCGCCCCCTACTCGCCCGGACCGGCCGCGGTCAGCCGCTTCGCCAGTTCGAGTCGCTTGATCTTCGTGGTGGCGGTCTGCGGCAGGTCCGTCAGACGCCACTGCACCGGCTCCGCCATCGCCGGCAGCCCGGCCACCGCGCCGCGCCACGCATCCCGGTCGAGCGGCTTGTCGTCCTTGGTGCACACGACGGGGACGGCGGCGCCGCCCGCGTCCGGGATGATGATCACCTCGGTGAGTTCGTCCAGCTTCGCGAACAGGGCGTCCTCGACGGCGAGGGTGCTGCCGAACCCCGGGATGAGATCGACCTCGCGGTCGAGCAGGTGCAGACACCCCCACCTCGTCCGGTAGCCGACGTCGCCCATCCGCCACCAGCCGTCGCTGAGCTGCCGGTCGTAGCGCTCCTGCTCGCCCAGGTAGGTCTTGATGCGTCCGTCGCTGCGCACCTCGATGTAGCCCGGGTTGGACTCCGACGGCGGCTGCCCGTCGCGGCTGACCACCCGCACGTCGGTCATGCCCGGGAAGGGCCGGCCCACACAGCGCCCGTCCGCCTCCGGGGCGTGCCGCCGG
The Streptomyces sp. NBC_01485 genome window above contains:
- a CDS encoding FAD-dependent monooxygenase encodes the protein MAKTVIVGGGIGGLAAALAVTRAGRRAGNSAGHRAVVLERADEFAEIGAGIQLAPNGLHALDRLGLGDAVRARAVHIDELRFMDGVTGAHVASMPLTGAYRSRFSNPYVVVHRGELHRLLLDACRRSPAVELRAGSRATGYRQDGSGATVLLADGGQVAGDAVIGADGIRSAIRRQLVGDGAPRVAGITVYRTVIPMERVPEELRWNAVTWWAGPGRHFVHYAIAGGRYLNLAPSVENGVTEAFAGVAVDRDRVRRAFADLDGTARRLLALGEDWRSWSLVDRDPVDRWTDGRVTLLGDAAHPMLHYAAQGACQALEDAVVLGDLLADGRDGGLDDGTDAIRDRIPDQIPDRIPDLFEKYHAERHDRTARITHAARASTRLWHPAGAEAKARNEMLSALSGTALHDHVAWMHGAREFGTTGARR
- a CDS encoding FAD/NAD(P)-binding protein; its protein translation is MSEGHLAVCLVGAGPRGLCLLERLCANERTAPSHASVTVHVVDPAPPGAGAVWRTDQSRHLLTNTVASQITVFTDASTRAEGPIEPGPSLYEWAARLARRKEETGVDEGVLAEARALGPDSYPTRALYGHYLRDCFRQVVARAPAHVAVTVHRSRAVAMADTHGVPGGPQGVRLADGTRIHDLDAVVLAQGHLPAQLTPRQERTASLARIHHLTYVPPANPADVDTGRVEPGEPVLLRGLGLNFFDYMALFTVGRGGVFDRVGDRLVYRPSGREPRLHASSRRGVPYHARGENEKGAFGRHTPRLLTPEVIAALRDRSRDGERVRFRADVWPLVAAEVEAVYYGTLLSSRGAAGAVEGSTAEAGTAAARAEEFVDRYLSASASPRQRAALLDDDGLGIAPADRWDWERLARPCHGRTFTDRDDFRDWLLGYLAQDVRAARAGNVSGPLKAALDVLRDLRNEVRLVVDHGGLEGGSHLDELEGWFTPLNAFLSIGPPVSRTEEMIALIEAGVLELTGPGTQIRVDTERPAFVARSTVVPGPPIRSRHLIEARLPPPDLRRTADPLLRHLFLTEQCRPFHVDGECGVRHETGGLSVTERPCRVVDGQGRPHPRRFAYGVPTESVHWVTAAGVRPGVDSVTLGDADAIARAVLALAPARRAPARSAVADSGRFTGVIV